atatcctatggtggggggtataaaaacgtgttaagttcggccataccgatctttagatacccaccaacatggataaGTTAACCATTCTCTTTTGTAACAACTCCGCTACCATATCCATAgaaatatgcaaatgggggctggtctgggtcatatttcattcaggtcccgagaactcttatgaAAGTTACAGTTTCAGCGATCTCGttcaacaaatccgctttttatgggattaaaaccctagattgaaagatcggtctatagtgacagctatacctatatACAgtctgatttgaatcatataatGGTAGGCTAACGGgagtcttaaaacaactcacactGTAAAAACCCagagaaattgggtaataaatgcagcttttatgggctcatgaCCCTAAATccgcagatcagtctatacaacagctacatctaaagatagtccgattggaaccatagcAAGGTATGATGACGGAAGGCTacaaaaaactcactgtttcaagtttcagcgaaatcgggtaataaatgcagcttttatgggctcaagacccttaatcgccaggtcggtctatatggcagctatatctgagtatggaagctatatcggaaAGTAATTGCAGAATTTAGGGGCTAAACCTAGggtgggttaggttgaaacaagtaaaaaggcgttaggttcggtagggccgaacttttgatacccaccacctctggtatatatctaaaccacctttcgtaaaaatccgatgaaaaatgcataccttagtccccatagcagctatatcgaaatatgttccgatttgtaccaaatactgataagtacaagtcattgttcaattgtgtataacaaaatattgagctttttagtagctttatctgagaccaaaccgatctgaaccatttacgacaagaatttcgaaaagcccaacattaGCACTGtggaaaaattcaatgaaatctcattaaaaatgagccttttagggaccaagaccttaaatcgagatatcggtctatatggcagctatatccaaatcacgaccgatttgagccaatttgaagaagaatgtcgatgggcccaacacaactcactgtcccaaatttcggcgacaccggacaataaatgcgacttttacgggcccaaagccttaaatcgagagatcggtctatatggcagctatattcaaatctggaccgaactggactaaattgcagaaggatgtcgaagggcctaacacaactcacagtcacaaatttcggcgatatcggacaataaatgcaccttttataggcccaaaaacttaaatcgagagatcggtccatatgacagctatatccaactctgcaccgatctgtgacaaattgaagaaagttgtcgaaggaactaatataactcattgtcctaaatttcagcaaaatcggataattaatgtggcttttattggcctaagaccctaaatcggcggatcggtctatatgacagctatatccaaaactctagcaatctaggccaaattgaagaacgatgttgaagggtctaacacaactcactgtcttaaatttcagcaaaatcggattaaaagtgtggcttttatggtcctaagaccctaaatcggcggatcggtctatatgggggctatatgaagatatagtcccatacagcccatcttcgaacctgcttatggacaaaaacaaaacgaatctgtgcaaagtttcagctcatttttaaagactgtagcgtgatttcaacagacagacggacagacatggctaggtcgtcttagattttgacgctgatcaagaatatatatactttatagagtcgaaaatgaatatttcgatatgttgcaaacggaatgacaaaatgaatatacccccatccttcggtggtgggtataaaaaggtcatATCCAACCATCATATAGTTGttcctgcatgccaaatttcaaacctcaAGATCCATCcgtacagaaagtaccaaatggtaccaattgtggCACTAAACGTCATAATcccccacttccggtacgattttccaatttcTTTTTTACCACACCTATTTTTTCGGgacgcttttttttttttgagctcaAAAAGATAATTTTAGCCCCTTCCGTTTGCGCTGGACAAATATGTACcaattcgtactttttggtactttttggtacaatGTACAATGATTCTGTTATGGGTTTCAATATgacaagtttggtctaaatagGTATACAACGGTATtataacatattgggttgcccaaaaagtaattgcggattttttaaaagaatgtaaattttaagtaaagcttagaatgaactttaatcaaatatacttttttttacactttttttcaagctaaaagtaacagctgataactgaaagtagaaagaatgcaattacagagtcacaagctgtgaaaaaatttgtcaacgacgactatataaaaaaatccgcaattactttttgggcaacccaatatttattgcTTAAATACATTGCAATGATTTTATAATCTTTAGCTACCGATGTCCACTAACAATGAAATGACTATTTCGGAATATGAGTAATAAAAATAGGACTCTCAAAGTCATGTCCTCTATAGAGGTTATCGGTAATGAAAggctttagcctctagagggcgttattctctTCCAATTTAGTCAAGCCTGGTATGGCTCgagttggttcataacctgatataactccaatagtaTAGccgttcttatccattatcctttgtttgcctaaaaagagataccgcgcatagaactcgtcaaatgcgatccatggtggagggtatataagattcggcccggccgaacttagcacgctttttaagTTTTCTTGTAACCCAAAGCCAAAGATAAAAGATGCTGGTAGGGAGCTATGCATTCCTCAAAAATTCAATTATGACAAGTTTACAGCTAAAATACAAATGAAAGCCGGCCAAAAAATGTAAATTGACCTATGTCAAGCGTATCAAAGTAGGGTTTTAAAACGTTCCAAAACAGGTTACCATTTCAAAGTGTAGGCCAACATTAGCCGCAGTCAGCACTCATCAGCGATGAGTGTCGCCGAAAGGCATtaacaatgccaacaacaaagGTGATTATGGGTCGTTTAACGATTTGTAGGTGGCTTCCAACCAAAACTTCCGGTATTTGTTTAGGGTCAAAAAGAAGACACCATCGCATATAGCTCACTAAACGATGGAGATGTGGAATcgagtgatgatgatgatgcctaTGATGGTGGCGTTTCTTTGCAAACAGATGTAGCGTTGTAAAgtattttgggtataaataaaaGAGGTCGTTGCTTAGATCGATATAAACAGAAACAGTTGCGAGTTCAAGTAAGACTAAGCGGGAGaagaacaacaataataaaCGAATAACAAAGATGCGTGCTTTCATTGTAAGTAAACGACAGCGTTACATTATTGTCATTTACACACAAGATCGAGGACCATAGTAATTGTGaacattttgtttatgttttaaggttttgtgcttGGTCGCAGTGGCGTGCGCCGATAAATTGGGCTATAACTATCAACCAGTTGGTCACTCAGACAATGGTTTGTCTTTCACTCCTGGTGCGGCTGGTTCCTCAGGAGGCTTTGGTGGTCAAGCTGCTGGTGGTTTTGGTGGTCAATCTGCTGGTGGTCCAGCTGCTAGTGGTCCAGCTGCTGGTGGTACCGCTGCTGGTGGTTTCGGCGGTCAATCCCTTGGTGGTGCTGCCAACGATGCCCCCTCTAACTTTGCTCCCTCAGCTGAATTTGAAAAGGAATTCATCACCTATTCTGCTTCCGAAGGCGACTTTGAAGATCCTAATGCTGCTGAACAAATTGCCAACAATTTGAAACAAGCTCTGCGtgtggtcttcatcaagggccCCGAAAACAAGGGACTCGAAGATGCTGCCCTCGCCTTGGCCAAACAAGCCTCTGCCCAACAGACCGCCATCTATGTgctgaacaaacaaaccgatatCGGAGATTTGGCCAATAAACTGAATGCCATCAACAGCGCTTCCAGCACCAAACCCGAGGTTCACTTTGTCAAATACCGCACCGCTGAGGATGCCGCCAATGCCCAAAGAACCATCCAATCTCAATACGACTCCTTGGGCGGAAACTCCCAAAATGTCAATGGCGGTGTTGCTCCCGTCATCAACTTTGCTTCTCAAGCTCAAGTTCGCTCTGCTGCTCCTCATACTCCCCAGAACTCTTATTTGCCTTCGTCGGTGTTGCGTTTCCGCGCTTAAGTACGTCGTAGTCGTAGCCAAAGatcattgttgtttttgttgattgttttttagttttagttaaATAAATTAGAAATGTTGATATTATTTTATATGGTGTGGTTTTCCTTTCAAGAGTgtaaaaaggcaaaagtcgggcggtgccgactttacaataccctacacctaccttataagtACGAATTGCGAGCTATATcttcatctgaaccgatttctagcaaaattgatggtagtcgtcaaggaaagcgttatacaaaattttggcaagattggtcaataaatgcgcttgcagtggctcttggagtgaaaatcgggcgtaaTACATTAatgacttacttactttaattggctatgatagaatatttgttccactagccgaacgtggaatagcgttccaagcgcctcaatcttctgcgctcattctacaatctctctctgacaccaagattcgaggtgactcccacaacttgatctttccatcgggcttttggtcttcccggtttgcgtgtaccaccgtgtttgccttcaaaaggcttctttgctggagcttattCATTCACtctaacaacatgacctagccaa
The sequence above is drawn from the Stomoxys calcitrans unplaced genomic scaffold, idStoCalc2.1 SCAFFOLD_78, whole genome shotgun sequence genome and encodes:
- the LOC131998423 gene encoding spidroin-1-like; this encodes MRAFIVLCLVAVACADKLGYNYQPVGHSDNGLSFTPGAAGSSGGFGGQAAGGFGGQSAGGPAASGPAAGGTAAGGFGGQSLGGAANDAPSNFAPSAEFEKEFITYSASEGDFEDPNAAEQIANNLKQALRVVFIKGPENKGLEDAALALAKQASAQQTAIYVLNKQTDIGDLANKLNAINSASSTKPEVHFVKYRTAEDAANAQRTIQSQYDSLGGNSQNVNGGVAPVINFASQAQVRSAAPHTPQNSYLPSSVLRFRA